From Daphnia pulicaria isolate SC F1-1A chromosome 4, SC_F0-13Bv2, whole genome shotgun sequence, one genomic window encodes:
- the LOC124337150 gene encoding collagen alpha-1(I) chain-like isoform X5 yields the protein MFTSLLFCSCFVAFLSIGSVTTGSQMLDPELTVDNADLSVAESQYQRHPKNARYFAGPVARYPQYYPVYPPQDDIYRPDQVQGDEPEADFFRSGYEPRFFGLRPSIADLITALRGPPGPPGPPAPAPTPAPAPAPAPAPSPAGIAGPPGPPGPAGAAGAPGPAGPAGAIGATGPVGPAGADGAPGPAGPPGPNGPAGPAGPAGPAGPAGPAGPAGPPGP from the exons ATGTTCACTTCTTTGCTCTTCTGCAGCTGTTTCGTGGCTTTCCTGTCCATTGGCTCGGTCACCACCGGCAGCCAAATGTTGGATCCCGAACTGACCGTCGACAATGCCGACCTGTCCGTCGCCGAGAGTCAGTACCAAAGACATCCCAAAAACG CACGCTATTTCGCTGGACCAGTCGCTCGTTATCCTCAGTATTATCCGGTGTATCCACCACAGGATGATATCTACCGTCCCGATCAAGTGCAGGGAGATGAGCCGGAAGCCGATTTCTTCCGGTCCGGATATGAGCCCCGTTTCTTTGGACTCAGACCGTCTATTGCTGACCTGATCACTGCTTTGAGAGGACCTCCTG GTCCTCCTGGCCCACCAGCACCCGCACCCACTCCGGCACCCGCCCCAGCACCCGCTCCAGCCCCATCTCCAGCCGGAATTGCTGGCCCTCCTGGCCCACCTGGTCCAGCTGGTGCTGCTG GTGCTCCTGGTCCTGCTGGTCCTGCTGGAGCTATTGGCGCAACCGGCCCTGTTGGTCCCGCTGGCGCAGATGGTGCCCCAGGTCCCGCAG GCCCTCCCGGCCCCAATGGCCCCGCCGGTCCAGCAG GTCCCGCAGGTCCCGCAGGTCCAGCAG GTCCTGCTGGTCCAGCTGGTCCACCCGGCCCTTAA
- the LOC124337150 gene encoding collagen alpha-1(I) chain-like isoform X6 — protein sequence MFTSLLFCSCFVAFLSIGSVTTGSQMLDPELTVDNADLSVAESQYQRHPKNARYFAGPVARYPQYYPVYPPQDDIYRPDQVQGDEPEADFFRSGYEPRFFGLRPSIADLITALRGPPGPPGPPAPAPTPAPAPAPAPAPSPAGIAGPPGPPGPAGAAGAPGPAGPAGAIGATGPVGPAGADGAPGPAGPPGPNGPAGPAGPAGPAGPAGPAGPAGP from the exons ATGTTCACTTCTTTGCTCTTCTGCAGCTGTTTCGTGGCTTTCCTGTCCATTGGCTCGGTCACCACCGGCAGCCAAATGTTGGATCCCGAACTGACCGTCGACAATGCCGACCTGTCCGTCGCCGAGAGTCAGTACCAAAGACATCCCAAAAACG CACGCTATTTCGCTGGACCAGTCGCTCGTTATCCTCAGTATTATCCGGTGTATCCACCACAGGATGATATCTACCGTCCCGATCAAGTGCAGGGAGATGAGCCGGAAGCCGATTTCTTCCGGTCCGGATATGAGCCCCGTTTCTTTGGACTCAGACCGTCTATTGCTGACCTGATCACTGCTTTGAGAGGACCTCCTG GTCCTCCTGGCCCACCAGCACCCGCACCCACTCCGGCACCCGCCCCAGCACCCGCTCCAGCCCCATCTCCAGCCGGAATTGCTGGCCCTCCTGGCCCACCTGGTCCAGCTGGTGCTGCTG GTGCTCCTGGTCCTGCTGGTCCTGCTGGAGCTATTGGCGCAACCGGCCCTGTTGGTCCCGCTGGCGCAGATGGTGCCCCAGGTCCCGCAG GCCCTCCCGGCCCCAATGGCCCCGCCG GCCCAGCAGGTCCCGCAGGTCCCGCAG gTCCAGCAGGTCCAGCTGGCCCTGCTGGTCCTTAA
- the LOC124337150 gene encoding collagen alpha-1(I) chain-like isoform X7, protein MFTSLLFCSCFVAFLSIGSVTTGSQMLDPELTVDNADLSVAESQYQRHPKNARYFAGPVARYPQYYPVYPPQDDIYRPDQVQGDEPEADFFRSGYEPRFFGLRPSIADLITALRGPPGPPGPPAPAPTPAPAPAPAPAPSPAGIAGPPGPPGPAGAAGAPGPAGPAGAIGATGPVGPAGADGAPGPAGPPGPNGPAGPAGPAGPAGPAGPAGR, encoded by the exons ATGTTCACTTCTTTGCTCTTCTGCAGCTGTTTCGTGGCTTTCCTGTCCATTGGCTCGGTCACCACCGGCAGCCAAATGTTGGATCCCGAACTGACCGTCGACAATGCCGACCTGTCCGTCGCCGAGAGTCAGTACCAAAGACATCCCAAAAACG CACGCTATTTCGCTGGACCAGTCGCTCGTTATCCTCAGTATTATCCGGTGTATCCACCACAGGATGATATCTACCGTCCCGATCAAGTGCAGGGAGATGAGCCGGAAGCCGATTTCTTCCGGTCCGGATATGAGCCCCGTTTCTTTGGACTCAGACCGTCTATTGCTGACCTGATCACTGCTTTGAGAGGACCTCCTG GTCCTCCTGGCCCACCAGCACCCGCACCCACTCCGGCACCCGCCCCAGCACCCGCTCCAGCCCCATCTCCAGCCGGAATTGCTGGCCCTCCTGGCCCACCTGGTCCAGCTGGTGCTGCTG GTGCTCCTGGTCCTGCTGGTCCTGCTGGAGCTATTGGCGCAACCGGCCCTGTTGGTCCCGCTGGCGCAGATGGTGCCCCAGGTCCCGCAG GCCCTCCCGGCCCCAATGGCCCCGCCGGTCCAGCAG GTCCCGCAGGTCCAGCAGGTCCCGCTGGCCCAGCTGGCCGTTAA
- the LOC124337150 gene encoding collagen alpha-1(I) chain-like isoform X1, whose translation MEQSETYHLRKMLSSLVFCSCFVALMTIGSANVDPYYRNSVQQVDQTLYSTLLALLLAGNAEQTLAESQYQRRNPQQARPYYSSMGSSFYPSYYPVFPPPSQADYYLPNQQQGDESSALFRSGSEPRFFGLKKASLSGLISALRGPPGPPGPPAPAPGPAPAPGPAPTPAGIPGPPGPPGPIGAIGSVGPAGAAGKDGPPGPAGAAGAIGPVGPPGPAGPAGPAGPAGPAGPAGPAGP comes from the exons ATGGAACAATCAGAAACCTACCACCTAAGAAAGATGTTGTCTTCTCTAGTGTTCTGCAGCTGTTTCGTGGCTCTCATGACCATCGGCTCGGCCAATGTCGATCCTTACTACCGCAATTCGGTCCAACAGGTAGACCAGACTCTGTACTCTACTCTGTTGGCGCTATTACTGGCCGGGAATGCAGAGCAAACACTCGCCGAAAGCCAATATCAACGAAGAAATCCTCAACAAG CTCGACCTTATTATAGTTCTATGGGATCGTCGTTTTACCCATCCTACTATCCAGTATTCCCCCCGCCATCACAGGCTGATTATTACCTTCCCAATCAACAGCAAGGAGATGAATCATCAGCATTATTTCGGTCAGGATCGGAACCCCGATTCTTTGGGTTGAAAAAGGCTTCACTTTCTGGATTGATTTCTGCCCTGAGGGGACCACCAG GCCCTCCAGGTCCTCCAGCCCCAGCCCCAGGGCCCGCTCCGGCTCCAGGCCCAGCTCCAACCCCAGCTGGTATTCCGGGTCCTCCAGGTCCTCCTGGCCCAATAGGTGCTATTGGATCTGTAGGACCAGCTGGGGCGGCTGGAAAAGATGGACCGCCTGGACCAGCTGGAGCAGCCGGCGCAATTGGTCCTGTCGGACCTCCCGGCCCAGCAGGCCCAGCAGGTCCCGCAGGTCCCGCAG gTCCAGCAGGTCCAGCTGGCCCTGCTGGTCCTTAA
- the LOC124337150 gene encoding proline-rich protein 2-like isoform X8 has product MEQSETYHLRKMLSSLVFCSCFVALMTIGSANVDPYYRNSVQQVDQTLYSTLLALLLAGNAEQTLAESQYQRRNPQQARPYYSSMGSSFYPSYYPVFPPPSQADYYLPNQQQGDESSALFRSGSEPRFFGLKKASLSGLISALRGPPGPPGPPAPAPGPAPAPGPAPTPAGIPGPPGPPGPPGPAGPAGPAGP; this is encoded by the exons ATGGAACAATCAGAAACCTACCACCTAAGAAAGATGTTGTCTTCTCTAGTGTTCTGCAGCTGTTTCGTGGCTCTCATGACCATCGGCTCGGCCAATGTCGATCCTTACTACCGCAATTCGGTCCAACAGGTAGACCAGACTCTGTACTCTACTCTGTTGGCGCTATTACTGGCCGGGAATGCAGAGCAAACACTCGCCGAAAGCCAATATCAACGAAGAAATCCTCAACAAG CTCGACCTTATTATAGTTCTATGGGATCGTCGTTTTACCCATCCTACTATCCAGTATTCCCCCCGCCATCACAGGCTGATTATTACCTTCCCAATCAACAGCAAGGAGATGAATCATCAGCATTATTTCGGTCAGGATCGGAACCCCGATTCTTTGGGTTGAAAAAGGCTTCACTTTCTGGATTGATTTCTGCCCTGAGGGGACCACCAG GCCCTCCAGGTCCTCCAGCCCCAGCCCCAGGGCCCGCTCCGGCTCCAGGCCCAGCTCCAACCCCAGCTGGTATTCCGGGTCCTCCAGGTCCTCCTGGCCCA ccaggTCCAGCAGGTCCAGCTGGCCCTGCTGGTCCTTAA
- the LOC124337150 gene encoding collagen alpha-1(I) chain-like isoform X2 produces MEQSETYHLRKMLSSLVFCSCFVALMTIGSANVDPYYRNSVQQVDQTLYSTLLALLLAGNAEQTLAESQYQRRNPQQARPYYSSMGSSFYPSYYPVFPPPSQADYYLPNQQQGDESSALFRSGSEPRFFGLKKASLSGLISALRGPPGPPGPPAPAPGPAPAPGPAPTPAGIPGPPGPPGPIGAIGSVGPAGAAGKDGPPGPAGAAGAIGPVGPPGPAGPAGPAGPAGPAGPAGP; encoded by the exons ATGGAACAATCAGAAACCTACCACCTAAGAAAGATGTTGTCTTCTCTAGTGTTCTGCAGCTGTTTCGTGGCTCTCATGACCATCGGCTCGGCCAATGTCGATCCTTACTACCGCAATTCGGTCCAACAGGTAGACCAGACTCTGTACTCTACTCTGTTGGCGCTATTACTGGCCGGGAATGCAGAGCAAACACTCGCCGAAAGCCAATATCAACGAAGAAATCCTCAACAAG CTCGACCTTATTATAGTTCTATGGGATCGTCGTTTTACCCATCCTACTATCCAGTATTCCCCCCGCCATCACAGGCTGATTATTACCTTCCCAATCAACAGCAAGGAGATGAATCATCAGCATTATTTCGGTCAGGATCGGAACCCCGATTCTTTGGGTTGAAAAAGGCTTCACTTTCTGGATTGATTTCTGCCCTGAGGGGACCACCAG GCCCTCCAGGTCCTCCAGCCCCAGCCCCAGGGCCCGCTCCGGCTCCAGGCCCAGCTCCAACCCCAGCTGGTATTCCGGGTCCTCCAGGTCCTCCTGGCCCAATAGGTGCTATTGGATCTGTAGGACCAGCTGGGGCGGCTGGAAAAGATGGACCGCCTGGACCAGCTGGAGCAGCCGGCGCAATTGGTCCTGTCGGACCTCCCGGCCCAGCAGGCCCAGCAGGTCCCGCAG gTCCAGCAGGTCCAGCTGGCCCTGCTGGTCCTTAA
- the LOC124337150 gene encoding EMI domain-containing protein 1-like isoform X4, whose amino-acid sequence MLSSLVFCSCFVALMTIGSANVDPYYRNSVQQVDQTLYSTLLSLLLAGNSEQTPAESQYQRRYHHQARPYYGPVAGSSYYSSYYPMHPPQADYYRPTEQQEDESGLEIFRSGSEPRFFGLKKVALSGLISALRGPPGPPGPPTPGPAPAPGPAPTPGPAPAPAGIPGPPGPPGPPGPAGAIGAAGPAGAIGAAGPSGPAGADGPPGPAGPAGPAGPAGPAGPAGPAGPPGP is encoded by the exons ATGTTGTCTTCGCTAGTGTTTTGCAGCTGTTTCGTGGCTCTCATGACCATCGGCTCGGCCAATGTCGATCCTTACTACCGCAATTCGGTCCAACAGGTAGACCAGACTCTGTACTCTACTCTGTTGTCGCTATTACTGGCCGGGAATTCAGAGCAAACACCCGCCGAAAGCCAATATCAACGAAGATATCATCACCAAG CTCGTCCTTACTATGGCCCCGTTGCTGGATCATCTTATTACTCTTCTTACTATCCAATGCATCCGCCGCAGGCTGATTATTACCGTCCTACTGAACAGCAAGAAGATGAATCAGGACTCGAAATATTTCGGTCAGGATCGGAGCCCCGATTCTTTGGACTGAAAAAGGTTGCACTTTCTGGATTGATTTCTGCCCTCAGAGGGCCACCAG GTCCTCCAGGTCCTCCAACCCCAGGACCCGCACCAGCCCCAGGCCCCGCTCCAACCCCAGGCCCCGCTCCAGCCCCAGCTGGTATTCCAGGTCCTCCAGGCCCTCCAG GTCCACCAGGTCCAGCTGGAGCCATTGGAGCAGCTGGTCCTGCTGGAGCCATCGGAGCAGCCGGTCCGTCCGGTCCGGCTGGCGCAGATGGCCCCCCAGGCCCCGCCGGCCCAGCAG GTCCCGCAGGTCCCGCAGGTCCAGCAG GTCCTGCTGGTCCAGCTGGTCCACCCGGCCCTTAA
- the LOC124337150 gene encoding EMI domain-containing protein 1-like isoform X3 — translation MLSSLVFCSCFVALMTIGSANVDPYYRNSVQQVDQTLYSTLLSLLLAGNSEQTPAESQYQRRYHHQARPYYGPVAGSSYYSSYYPMHPPQADYYRPTEQQEDESGLEIFRSGSEPRFFGLKKVALSGLISALRGPPGPPGPPTPGPAPAPGPAPTPGPAPAPAGIPGPPGPPGLLGPPGPAGAIGAAGPAGAIGAAGPSGPAGADGPPGPAGPAGPAGPAGPAGPAGPAGPPGP, via the exons ATGTTGTCTTCGCTAGTGTTTTGCAGCTGTTTCGTGGCTCTCATGACCATCGGCTCGGCCAATGTCGATCCTTACTACCGCAATTCGGTCCAACAGGTAGACCAGACTCTGTACTCTACTCTGTTGTCGCTATTACTGGCCGGGAATTCAGAGCAAACACCCGCCGAAAGCCAATATCAACGAAGATATCATCACCAAG CTCGTCCTTACTATGGCCCCGTTGCTGGATCATCTTATTACTCTTCTTACTATCCAATGCATCCGCCGCAGGCTGATTATTACCGTCCTACTGAACAGCAAGAAGATGAATCAGGACTCGAAATATTTCGGTCAGGATCGGAGCCCCGATTCTTTGGACTGAAAAAGGTTGCACTTTCTGGATTGATTTCTGCCCTCAGAGGGCCACCAG GTCCTCCAGGTCCTCCAACCCCAGGACCCGCACCAGCCCCAGGCCCCGCTCCAACCCCAGGCCCCGCTCCAGCCCCAGCTGGTATTCCAGGTCCTCCAGGCCCTCCAGG TCTCCTAGGTCCACCAGGTCCAGCTGGAGCCATTGGAGCAGCTGGTCCTGCTGGAGCCATCGGAGCAGCCGGTCCGTCCGGTCCGGCTGGCGCAGATGGCCCCCCAGGCCCCGCCGGCCCAGCAG GTCCCGCAGGTCCCGCAGGTCCAGCAG GTCCTGCTGGTCCAGCTGGTCCACCCGGCCCTTAA
- the LOC124337254 gene encoding WD repeat-containing protein 35-like has protein sequence MLALASALNKCFNVCSKAFTCLESIPSLSPADRESYSLLALDIFTKYPPKDGRSSQIECPHCATDIQDWSNNCPECNNRFSSCVATGRPLMDTSLIWTCRVCKHSAAEHDVLTRNSCPLCHSPI, from the exons ATGTTGGCTCTGGCTAGCGCTCTCAACAAGTGTTTCAACGTTTGTTCAAAAGCTTTCACTTGCCTGGAATCCATTCCTTCT TTAAGTCCAGCCGACCGCGAGAGTTACAGCCTCTTGGCATTGGATATTTTCACCAAATATCCACCCAAAGATGGTCGATCTAGCCAGATTGAATGCCCCCACTGCGCAACTGATATTCAAGACTG GTCGAATAACTGCCCGGAATGCAACAATCGATTCTCAAGTTGCGTGGCTACAGGGAGACCTTTAATGGATACTTCGTTGATTTGGACTTGCAGAGTTTGCAAGCATAGCGCTGCAGAGCACGACGTGCTTACAAGAAATTCTTGTCCACTTTGTCATTCCCCTATTTAA
- the LOC124337321 gene encoding histone H3, translated as MARTKQTARKSTGGKAPRKQLATKAARKSAPATGGVKKPHRYRPGTVALREIRRYQKSTELLIRKLPFQRLVREIAQDFKTDLRFQSSAVMALQEASEAYLVGLFEDTNLCAIHAKRVTIMPKDIQLARRIRGERA; from the coding sequence ATGGCTCGTACCAAGCAGACCGCACGTAAATCCACCGGTGGCAAGGCGCCCCGCAAACAGTTGGCCACCAAAGCCGCTCGCAAGAGTGCGCCGGCCACTGGAGGAGTCAAGAAACCCCATCGTTATCGTCCCGGCACCGTCGCCCTTCGTGAGATCCGTCGCTACCAAAAGTCGACCGAGCTTCTGATCCGCAAGTTGCCATTCCAGCGCTTGGTCAGAGAAATCGCCCAGGATTTCAAGACCGACTTGCGTTTCCAGAGCTCGGCCGTCATGGCCCTGCAGGAGGCCAGCGAAGCTTACTTGGTGGGTCTTTTCGAAGACACAAACTTGTGCGCCATCCACGCCAAGCGAGTCACCATCATGCCTAAAGACATCCAGCTCGCCCGTCGTATCCGTGGTGAACGAGCGTAA
- the LOC124337298 gene encoding histone H4, which translates to MTGRGKGGKGLGKGGAKRHRKVLRDNIQGITKPAIRRLARRGGVKRISGLIYEETRGVLKVFLENVIRDAVTYTEHAKRKTVTAMDVVYALKRQGRTLYGFGG; encoded by the coding sequence ATGACTGGTCGCGGCAAAGGAGGAAAAGGACTCGGCAAGGGAGGCGCCAAACGTCATCGCAAAGTTTTGCGTGACAACATCCAGGGAATCACCAAGCCGGCCATCCGTCGTCTTGCCCGTCGTGGTGGTGTCAAGCGAATCTCCGGTCTCATCTACGAGGAGACCCGCGGTGTGTTGAAGGTGTTCCTTGAGAACGTGATTCGTGACGCCGTCACCTACACTGAACACGCCAAGAGGAAGACTGTGACGGCCATGGACGTCGTCTACGCACTGAAACGCCAGGGCCGCACTCTGTACGGTTTCGGCGGTTAA
- the LOC124337267 gene encoding histone H2B.3, which produces MPPKVSGKAAKKAGKAQKNIAKGDKKKKRKRKESYAIYIYKVLKQVHPDTGISSKAMTIMNSFVNDIFERIAGESSRLAHYNKRSTITSREIQTAVRLLLPGELAKHAVSEGTKAVTKYTSTK; this is translated from the coding sequence ATGCCCCCCAAAGTAAGCGGAAAAGCTGCGAAGAAGGCCGGCAAGGCCCAGAAGAACATTGCCAAaggagacaagaagaagaagcgcaagaGGAAGGAGAGCTACGCCATTTACATCTACAAAGTTTTGAAGCAGGTCCACCCCGACACTGGCATCTCCTCCAAAGCCATGACCATCATGAACAGCTTCGTCAACGACATTTTCGAGCGCATCGCTGGAGAGTCGTCCCGTCTTGCCCACTACAACAAGCGTTCGACCATCACTAGCCGGGAAATCCAGACGGCCGTCCGTCTGCTCTTGCCCGGTGAGTTGGCCAAGCACGCCGTGTCTGAAGGCACCAAGGCAGTCACCAAGTACACCAGCACCAAGTAG
- the LOC124337735 gene encoding histone H2A — protein sequence MSGRGKGGKVKGKSKTRSSRAGLQFPVGRIHRMLRKGSYAERVGAGAPVYLAAVMEYLAAEVLELAGNAARDNKKTRIIPRHLQLAIRNDEELNKLLSGVTIAQGGVLPNIQAVLLPKKTDKPAKA from the coding sequence ATGTCTGGTCGTGGTAAAGGAGGCAAAGTCAAGGGAAAGTCAAAGACCCGTTCCAGCAGGGCCGGACTTCAATTCCCCGTCGGTCGTATCCACCGAATGCTCCGCAAAGGATCGTACGCTGAGCGCGTCGGTGCCGGTGCCCCCGTCTACTTGGCTGCCGTCATGGAGTACTTGGCCGCTGAGGTCCTCGAGTTGGCTGGTAACGCCGCCCGTGACAACAAGAAGACCCGTATCATCCCTCGTCACTTGCAATTGGCCATCCGCAACGACGAAGAGTTGAACAAACTTCTCTCCGGTGTCACCATCGCTCAGGGTGGTGTTTTGCCCAACATCCAGGCCGTTCTCTTGCCCAAGAAGACCGACAAACCCGCCAAGGCTTAA